A window of the Helianthus annuus cultivar XRQ/B chromosome 4, HanXRQr2.0-SUNRISE, whole genome shotgun sequence genome harbors these coding sequences:
- the LOC110938064 gene encoding IQ domain-containing protein IQM1 translates to MGLSLSLLSSAWELILKHLPYDLENLENRLPSESFNKSESEYEITSQVSSPTSSKRRNTISLSSSSEPLKVMLQTTLSFKNLVQEIKNLTPDNPNLETGHLGPANPLPEPVVFVSPRPVSELNAAATTVQKIYKSYRTRRNLADCAVVVEELWWKALDFAALDRSSVSFFNVEKHETAVSRWARARTRAAKVGKGLSKNEKAQKLALQHWLEAIDPRHRYGHNLHMYYDIWFLSESCQPFFYWLDVGDGKEVNVEKCPRPTLQRQCIKYLGPNERESYEVIVENGKLVFRQSGLLLETTEGSKWIFVLSTTSNLYVGQKKKGLFQHSSFLAGAATTAAGRLVAHGGVLEAIWPYSGHYLPTEENFREFICFLEENHVDLTNVKRCSVDDDDVTIGFSFKPPQSELKPKPLVIPRPRAVDILRTPTRGDRASLNHLANRLSCKWTSGTGPRIGCVRDYPAELQSRALEQVNLSPRVGPTNFANYGPVPSPRPSPKVRLSPRLSYMGLPSPRTPVATAS, encoded by the exons ATGGGTTTATCCTTGTCACTATTATCATCAGCCTGGGAACTAATCTTGAAACATCTACCTTATGATCTCGAAAACCTCGAAAACCGATTACCATCCGAAAGCTTCAACAAATCCGAATCCGAATACGAGATTACCTCACAAGTTTCTAGTCCTACGAGTAGTAAAAGAAGGAATACCATTAGTTTAAGCAGCAGCAGTGAACCATTAAAAGTAATGCTTCAAACCACCCTTTCGTTCAAGAACTTAGTCCAGGAGATTAAAAACCTCACACCCGACAACCCGAATCTTGAAACGGGCCATTTGGGTCCCGCAAATCCTCTTCCTGAACCTGTGGTGTTTGTTTCGCCTCGGCCCGTTAGTGAACTCAATGCTGCAGCTACTACGGTTCAGAAAATATACAAGAGTTATCGAACACGAAGAAATTTAGCCGATTGCGCGGTTGTTGTTGAAGAACTAtg GTGGAAGGCTTTGGATTTTGCAGCTTTGGATCGAAGCTCGGTCTCGTTTTTCAACGTTGAGAAGCACGAAACCGCGGTTTCAAGGTGGGCCCGGGCTAGAACCCGGGCTGCTAAAGTGGGAAAGGGCTTGTCAAAGAATGAAAAGGCTCAGAAACTGGCCTTGCAACATTGGCTAGAAGCT ATTGACCCGCGCCATCGGTATGGTCACAACCTGCATATGTATTATGACATCTGGTTTTTAAGCGAAAGCTGCCAACCGTTTTTCTACTGGTTGGATGTCGGGGATGGCAAAGAAGTTAACGTCGAAAAGTGTCCGAGACCAACTCTACAACGTCAATGCATCAAATATTTAGGACCC AACGAAAGGGAATCATACGAAGTGATTGTCGAAAATGGGAAGTTGGTGTTCCGCCAAAGCGGTTTGCTTTTGGAGACCACGGAAGGTTCAAAATGGATCTTTGTGTTGAGCACCACAAGTAACTTGTACGTTGGACAAAAAAAGAAAGGCCTTTTTCAACATTCGAGTTTTCTAGCGGGCGCCGCCACCACTGCCGCAGGACGATTAGTCGCCCATGGTGGAGTGCTCGAGGCTATATGGCCGTATAGCGGTCACTACCTCCCGACCGAAGAGAACTTTAGAGAGTTCATTTGTTTCTTGGAAGAGAACCATGTTGATCTCACAAATGTAAAG AGATGTTCGGTTGATGACGATGATGTAACCATCGGCTTTTCGTTTAAGCCGCCTCAGAGTGAACTCAAGCCAAAACCGCTTGTTATCCCGCGGCCTAGAGCGGTTGACATTCTTCGTACGCCTACACGTGGTGACCGTGCAAGCCTAAACCATTTGGCAAATCGTTTGTCGTGCAAGTGGACATCGGGAACTGGGCCTCGTATCGGGTGTGTTCGTGATTATCCAGCCGAGCTACAATCCCGAGCACTTGAACAGGTCAACTTATCTCCTCGTGTCGGTCCTACAAACTTTGCGAATTACGGTCCAGTCCCGTCACCAAGACCGAGCCCGAAGGTTCGGCTCTCACCGAGGCTTTCGTACATGGGACTCCCGAGCCCTAGGACACCTGTGGCTACCGCAAGCTAA
- the LOC110938065 gene encoding casein kinase 1-like protein 1, with protein MEPRVGNKFRLGRKIGSGSFGEIYLGTNVQTNEEVAIKLENVKTKHPQLLYESKLYRILQGGTGVPNVRWFGVEGDYNVLVMDLLGPSLEDLFNFCSRKLSLKTVLMLADQMINRIEFVHCKSFLHRDIKPDNFLMGLGRRANQVYIIDFGLVKKYRDTTTHQHIPYRENKNLTGTARYASMNTHLGIEQSRRDDLESLGYVLMYFLRGSLPWQGLKAGNKKQKYEKISEKKVSTSIEALCRGYPTEFASYFHYCRSLRFEDKPDYAYLKRIFRDLFIREGFQFDYVFDWTILKYQQSQIAAPPTRGLGMGAGPSSGTPPVIPNGDRQTGEESGRQTGLSSLDPSRRRSSPQVTNSGNLLHREKSPVANDAAATTSTDAMRASGSMRRSNDVEPPSRSRVSETWQRSSPQPGSSDPRNRNVAATKYETTLKGMESLNFEDEDRRAH; from the exons ATGGAGCCTCGTGTCGGCAATAAGTTTCGTCTCGGCCGTAAAATTGGCAGTGGATCCTTCGGTGAGATCTATCTAg GCACTAATGTTCAGACGAATGAAGAAGTTGCAATTAAGCTT GAAAATGTCAAGACAAAACATCCTCAGCTGCTGTATGAGTCCAAGTTATACAGAATATTACAGGGAGGAA CTGGTGTTCCAAATGTGAGGTGGTTCGGCGTGGAGGGAGATTATAATGTTCTTGTGATGGATTTGCTTGGGCCCAGTCTTGAGGATTTATTCAATTTCTGCAGCAGGAAACTTTCTCTCAAAACGGTTCTCATGCTTGCAGATCAAATG ATCAATCGTATTGAATTCGTTCATTGTAAATCGTTTCTACATCGAGATATCAAGCCAGACAATTTTCTTATGGGTTTGGGACGACGTGCAAATCAGGTCTACATCATTGACTTTGGTCTGGTCAAGAAATACAGGGATACTACAACTCACCAGCACATACCATACAG AGAGAATAAAAACTTGACTGGGACTGCAAGATATGCAAGCATGAATACCCATCTTGGGATCG AACAAAGCAGGCGGGATGATCTAGAATCTCTTGGATATGTACTAATGTATTTCTTAAGAGGAAG CCTTCCTTGGCAAGGGCTAAAAGCAGGAAACAAGAAACAGAAGTACGAGAAAATTAGTGAGAAGAAGGTTTCTACGTCGATTGAG GCCTTATGCCGTGGTTATCCAACAGAGTTTGCATCATACTTTCATTACTGCCGTTCTTTACGGTTTGAGGACAAACCTGATTATGCTTACCTGAAGAGAATATTCCGCGACCTCTTTATCCGTGAAG GGTTTCAGTTTGATTATGTTTTTGATTGGACGATTTTGAAGTATCAGCAATCACAGATTGCTGCTCCACCTACTCGTGGCCTT GGTATGGGTGCCGGGCCAAGTTCTGGGACACCACCTGTTATTCCAAACGGTGATAGGCAGACGG GTGAGGAAAGTGGGAGACAGACTGGCTTATCTTCATTGGATCCTTCTCGAAGGAGAAGTTCTCCACAAGTCACTAACTCGGGTAATCTACTCCATAGGGAAAAGAGTCCAGTTGCTAATGATGCTGCTGCTACAACCAGCACAGATGCTATG AGAGCAAGCGGATCAATGAGGCGGAGTAATGATGTGGAGCCACCTAGTCGGTCCCGCGTCTCCGAGACATGGCAGAGAAGTTCACCACAACCTGGATCCTCAGATCCAAGAAACAGGAATGTAGCTGCAACAAAGTATGAAACTACTCTCAAAGGAATGGAGTCTCTAAATTTTGAAGATGAAGATAGGAGGGCCCATTAA
- the LOC110938068 gene encoding signal recognition particle subunit SRP72, whose product MAPKSKPKPSAAPAIAIEDLFTALDRHIKRSEYEQAVKVADQVLSVAPGDEDAIRCKIVSQIKEDKIDDAVSTIVALSKKFPIDLGFYKAYCLYRQNKLDEALEILKNLERDNATMLLESQILFRQGNMDASVDIYQNLQRSRIESLEINLVAGLVSAGRASEVQRVMDAMRVKATSSFELAYNTACSLLETNKFADAEQLLLSARRIGQETLMEENLADDEIEIELAPIAVQLAYVQQLLGNRQEAIASYTDLIKRNLPDEPSNAVAINNLVALKGPKDITDGLKKLDRLIQKNSGDKSFQLVPSLELKLSSKQKESIYVNRMLLLLHSNKIDQARELADALPQMFPQSVTPVLLQAAVFVRENKAGKAEEMLGKYAERFPEKSKVALLARAQIAAAAGHPQIASESLLKIPDIQHMPATVATLVALKERSGDIDGANALFDSAIAYWSNAMTEDNNNLSVIMQEAAAFKLKHGQKEEALNLFEKLVKSHNNIEALVGLIQTAAYTDVEKAETYEKKLKPLPGLTSIDVNTLEKTSGAKHVENGPHLANNNIEPNETKVSKEKAKKKRKRKPRYPKGFDPANPGPPPDPERWLPKRERSSYRPKRKDKRAAAQIRGSQGAVAKEASGSNSGNVKSNQPSNAKASSGSEPAVQPKASSKSSRKKSRK is encoded by the exons ATGGCTCCCAAATCGAAACCGAAACCGTCAGCCGCTCCGGCAATCGCCATCGAAGATCTTTTCACAGCTCTCGATCGCCACATAAAGAGATCAGAGTACGAACAAGCCGTTAAAGTTGCAGATCAAG TTTTATCGGTTGCTCCTGGTGACGAAGATGCAATTCGGTGTAAGATTGTGTCTCAGATTAAGGAGGATAAGATTGATGATGCTGTTTCCACTATTGTTGCCTTGTCGAAGAAGTTTCCGATCGATTTAGGTTTCTATAAG GCCTACTGTCTATACAGACAAAATAAGTTGGATGAAGCTTTGGAAATCTTAAAGAACCTAGAGAGAGACAATGCAACAATGTTGTTAGAATCACAGATTCTATTTCGTCAAGGAAATATGGATGCTTCTGTGGACATATATCAAAATCTCCAGAGATCAAGAATAGAGTCACTGGAGATAAATCTTGTTGCCGGTTTGGTTTCAGCTGGTAGGGCTTCTGAAGTTCAACGAGTGATGGATGCCATGCGAGTTAAAGCAACTAGTAGCTTTGAGTTGGCTTATAATACGGCATGTTCATTGCTTGAAACGAACAAGTTCGCAGATGCTGAGCAACTCCTACTTTCAGCTCGAAG AATTGGGCAGGAGACATTGATGGAAGAAAATTTAGCTGATGATGAGATAGAGATCGAGCTGGCACCCATAGCTGTGCAGTTAGCCTATGTACAGCAG CTTTTGGGAAACAGACAAGAAGCGATTGCGTCTTACACAGATCTTATCAAGCGAAACCTTCCCGATGAACCATCAAACGCAGTAGCAATAAACAATTTAGTAGCTTTAAAAGGTCCTAAAGATATAACTGACGGTTTAAAGAAGCTTGATCGTTTAATCCAAAAAAACAGTGGAGATAAAAGCTTCCAGCTTGTTCCTAGTTTAGAGCTGAAACTTTCATCAAAACAGAAGGAATCGATCTACGTCAATCGCATGCTGTTGCTACTTCATTCCAATAAGATAGATCAG GCTCGCGaacttgctgatgcattgccacaaATGTTTCCTCAAAGTGTGACACCTGTACTTCTTCAAGCTGCTGTATTTGTGAGAGAAAACAAAGCTGGAAAAGCTGAAGAAATGTTAGGAAAATACGCAGAAAGATTTCCCGAAAAATCAAAAGTTGCTTTACTGGCTAGGGCACAGATTGCAGCTGCTGCAGGGCATCCTCAAATTGCATCAGAATCTTTACTAAAAATACCTGATATTCAGCACATGCCTGCAACCGTTGCAACTCTTGTTGCTCTAAAAGAACGTTCTGGTGATATCGATGGTGCTAATGCGTTGTTTGATTCCGCCATTGCTTACTGGTCAAACGCTATGACTGAAGATAATAATAATCTGAGTGTTATAATGCAAGAGGCTGCAGCTTTTAAGCTCAAACACGGGCAAAAAGAGGAAGCATTAAACCTCTTTGAAAAGCTTGTGAAAAGCCATAATAATATCGAGGCTTTGGTAGGACTGATACAAACTGCTGCTTATACAGATGTCGAAAAGGCGGAAACTTACGAGAAGAAACTGAAACCGCTTCCTGGTTTGACATCTATCGATGTTAACACTTTGGAGAAAACTTCTGGTGCAAAGCACGTTGAAAACGGGCCCCACTTGGCGAATAATAACATTGAACCTAATGAAACAAAAGTTAGCAAGGAGAAAgcgaagaagaagagaaagagaaagccgAGGTACCCGAAAGGGTTTGACCCTGCTAACCCTGGTCCACCACCGGACCCGGAGAGATGGCTACCTAAAAGAGAGAGATCTAGCTACAGGCCCAAGAGGAAAGACAAACGGGCTGCTGCTCAGATTAGAGGCTCTCAGGGTGCGGTGGCTAAAGAAGCTTCTGGCTCTAATTCCGGAAACGTGAAGTCCAACCAGCCGTCAAATGCAAAGGCATCTTCTGGCAGTGAACCTGCAGTACAACCGAAGGCTTCTTCAAAGTCTTCCAGGAAGAAATCCAGAAAGTGA